TAGAGCGGGAGATTGAAACCCTCCTTCCCGAAAGGGTATCCGGGTTCAAATCTCTTTGAGCGAAAGCTTTTGGGATGAAAATCCCTGCCTGGGCGTGTCTTTTTAATCAGTTATTACATCTCACAAAATTACTACGGACCTGGTGGGATTCGAACCCACGAGAACCAACTTACTCCTGAACCATTTTAGGAGGCTGGTGCCCTATCCAGGCTAGGCGACAGGTCCACAAAGGGGCAAGAAAGAGGTAGTTTTAAATAATTTTCTCATTCACCAGCCTGTATGCCTCTCTTAAAACACCTCCCGGAAGACTTTATTGTCGAAGAACTCAGCACGGTGCCGGAACTGAAGCCCGGACCATATCATTATTTGTACCTCTCGAAGAAAACGTATCCAACGATGAAGGCGTGCCAGATAATCGCTGATGCAATACATGTGCCATTGGCAAGTATCGGTTTCGCTGGCAACAAGGATAAACAGGCAGTCACGAAACAACTCATTTCAATCAAAACAACGCGCGACCTCACCTCTTTACTTGAGCGGTTCAAAACAGGTGACCTCACGCTCGAATACATCGGCACGGGAGATGAACCGATAGTGCTTGGCCATCTTCGAGGGAATCGGTTCATTATTGTCGTACGGCAACTCACGCAGGAACAGCCAAAAACGCTCACTCGCTTTGTCAATTTCTTTGGTGACCAGCGGTTTTCCAAAAATAACAGTGAGATTGGCAAATTACTCGTCAAACAACAATTCAAAGAAGCCTTGGTGCTTATTGATAATCCAGCTGCACAAAAATATCTTGAAGAACATCCTGCAAATGCCGTTGACGCGCTGCGAAAAATTCCAAAACAACTCTTGAAAATGTATGTGCATGCGTATCAAAGTATGTTTTTCAACAAAACAGTGGCTGTGTTTCTTGACGGCAAAAAAGATGAGGTAAAAAATAGGATGGTGCCGCTGGTTGGCTTCGGATATGAATGTGACAATGCAGAGATTGATGCCATCATCAAAAAATTGCTCGACGAAGAAGGAATTACTGAACGCGATTTTATTATTCGCCCCCTGCCTGACATCAGCTGCGAAGGCGGAGAGCGGACACTGTTTGCTGAGATTCACGACTTAGAAATCGGTCCGCTTGAGGATGATGACCTGCATCCTGACATGAAGAAATGCACGCTCATATTCTGGCTGGACAAGGGATGTTATGCGACTGAAGCAGTGAAGCAGATGATTGAGAATTAGTGAAATCCTGTTTTGACGAGTTCAACTGCCTGCAGCCGCGCGCCGAGATGTGTTGGCATGCGTTCGTCGTATCCTAAATAAGAATCAAGATTGCATGAAGGCATTCGTGGTGTCAGATACCCGCTGGAAAATCCATCTGAACCACCAGCTCCCTCCCATACCGCAGCAGCTCGCAACGCCCAGCTGTTGATTTTTCGCATACTTTTATCAGGTGCCATGCCGCGGCGCTTGAGTTCTGCGTGAACATAGGGCGCAACAGTCCAGAACAAACCCGGCCCATCACCTTCTGCACCAATACCATGTTGGCCTGCGAGATAGCATGCATTTCGGCTAAGGTGATATTGACTCGCCCATTGGATGAATTCTTTTGCAAATGTTTCGCACACGGTGTTTTGTGCTCGATTAACCAAGTCATCTTTATGCAGTTCTTTAAGAACGTAGTCTTTTGGCCGCATAAGCCGGAGAAGGTGTGCGCCAACCCGTGCTTTAAGATACGATTGTTGGCACTGGTCAAGTGCCCCCCAGGTAACGCCTGCTGTTGCACTTAGTTCTTCAAGTGAAACGCTCAATGGCTGAAAATCGCCAACCCATTTTCGCAAGAGACCGCCATCTTTTATCTCGCACAGCATGAGTTTGCATAATTCTTCATACGCAAGTTCTAAACGCGCGCCACCCACAGTTTCTTTGCCTACAAGAACGTTTTCAAATCCGGTTCGGTTGGAAATCAATAGTGTACGGTACTGTTGCGCAGTCGCTTCAATTACAGCATCACGCTCTGCCTCTTTGAGTCGGTTACTACTGGCATGAAAAAATGTAGGGTCAAAGCCCAGATAAAAATCAATCGACGTGTCCATAAAACTCGAGAAAAGATGTTTTGTTTATAAGACTTTCTTTAGTTTTGAGGACGCTGCGATCTTTTTCTCATCGGTTTTCCCCCTTCGTTCTAATTGATTAATGTCCGGTTCGGGTGGCAAATTTTCTGGTTGAATGCCTCGCGCAGTAAGAAGTGTTCGTATATCGACATTATTTTTAACATGTTCTTCGGTTATTTTTGGTTCCCCGTGCAGATCCTCTTTTTTCACATTAAAGTTGGTAATTTCCGTTGCAAGATTTTTTGCTGTTATTGTGATTGTTGGCAGAAAATCAGCAAGTGGCTTTTTTTGAGATATCCCCATCCTATTCTTCATTTGTAAAGTGGTGAGGCCCCCAAATAAGGCGTGATCACCTTTGCTTCGTATGCGTGCAAAGCCTTCATCGTCAACGCCGCGCTCATAAATAAGTTTTGAAAGTTCTCTTTCTGACGCAATGAGTTTTTGCCGGACATGTATTCGCTCAGCAAGCGAGATTCGCTGCTCTATCAATTCCTGTTTTCTTGTCTGAACTGCAAAATAGCTCTGTGCGAAGGCAATAGGTTCTTTTTGCGGATCACCATTCTGAGCGATGAGATAACAGGCATATCGGGTGAGCATAAAATCGTCTATCTCTTTAGAGGCATCCTTAGGCATAGCTATCGTTTTGTTGACATCAACAAAATGATCTTCTATTTTTTGTCCACTATTTTTGCAGGAGATTCTCGCTTTTTCAATCACATTCAGAAAATTTCGCCATTCACCATATTCAAGAAGCTTTTGCAAATCCCGTGCAGACCAGAACTCAACTCCTTGCGCATTTTGAGAGCAGTTTTCAAATGAGATTTTAAGTTTTTCTACAATATCTTTTCTCACGCAATCGCCTCTTCCACTTCCCCAAGAATCTCTTCAACCAGCCGCTCCGTGTCAATATCAACCAGCAGCTTTTTCTTTTTGTAATGCTCGACCAGCGGGTGCGTTTTTTCGTTGTACTCCTTGAGCCGCACTTTCACGACGTCGGGTTTCTGGTCGTCCCGCTGGTATAATTCGCCGCCACAGTGGTCGCAGCGTCCCTTGATTTTTGAGGGAATGTTTTTCTCGTGAAATATTGCGCCGCACTTTCTGCAGGTCCATCTGCCGGCAAGGCGATCAAGAATTGTTTTTTGAGACGCGGTAAAATTGAGTACGTGGTCAATTTTCAGTTTGTGCTTTTCCAGCAGTTCTGCCTGCGCAAGCGTGCGGGGAAAACCATCGAGAATAAAGCCTTTTTTGCAGTCCGGCTTGCTGATGCGCTCTTTCAGCATATCAAACGTCAGTTCATCCGGCACAAGCTTTCCCGTGTCCATGAACGCCTTTGCTTTTTTTCCGAGCGGCGTATTGTTTTTTGTGTTTTCACGAAACAAGTCGCCGGTTGAAATTTGAGGGATAGAATATTTTTTATTCAGCATCTGGGCGAGGGTGCCTTTGCCAGTTCCCGGCGGCCCGAGAAAAATGAGATTTTTTTTCATGGTTATCCCAGATAGCCAAGGTCATCTTCAACTTCTG
This genomic stretch from Candidatus Woesearchaeota archaeon harbors:
- the truD gene encoding tRNA pseudouridine(13) synthase TruD; the protein is MPLLKHLPEDFIVEELSTVPELKPGPYHYLYLSKKTYPTMKACQIIADAIHVPLASIGFAGNKDKQAVTKQLISIKTTRDLTSLLERFKTGDLTLEYIGTGDEPIVLGHLRGNRFIIVVRQLTQEQPKTLTRFVNFFGDQRFSKNNSEIGKLLVKQQFKEALVLIDNPAAQKYLEEHPANAVDALRKIPKQLLKMYVHAYQSMFFNKTVAVFLDGKKDEVKNRMVPLVGFGYECDNAEIDAIIKKLLDEEGITERDFIIRPLPDISCEGGERTLFAEIHDLEIGPLEDDDLHPDMKKCTLIFWLDKGCYATEAVKQMIEN
- the dinD gene encoding DNA damage-inducible protein D; translation: MRKDIVEKLKISFENCSQNAQGVEFWSARDLQKLLEYGEWRNFLNVIEKARISCKNSGQKIEDHFVDVNKTIAMPKDASKEIDDFMLTRYACYLIAQNGDPQKEPIAFAQSYFAVQTRKQELIEQRISLAERIHVRQKLIASERELSKLIYERGVDDEGFARIRSKGDHALFGGLTTLQMKNRMGISQKKPLADFLPTITITAKNLATEITNFNVKKEDLHGEPKITEEHVKNNVDIRTLLTARGIQPENLPPEPDINQLERRGKTDEKKIAASSKLKKVL
- a CDS encoding adenylate kinase, whose product is MKKNLIFLGPPGTGKGTLAQMLNKKYSIPQISTGDLFRENTKNNTPLGKKAKAFMDTGKLVPDELTFDMLKERISKPDCKKGFILDGFPRTLAQAELLEKHKLKIDHVLNFTASQKTILDRLAGRWTCRKCGAIFHEKNIPSKIKGRCDHCGGELYQRDDQKPDVVKVRLKEYNEKTHPLVEHYKKKKLLVDIDTERLVEEILGEVEEAIA